In a single window of the Melioribacteraceae bacterium genome:
- the secG gene encoding preprotein translocase subunit SecG: MYTILMMLSIIVAVLLVIMVLLQSSKGGGLAGSFGGSGQFGTVFGTRRTADFLSKATWWLGGSLLILAIVINLFFLPGQSTSDSRESIIQSGSQQVPAKPVLPTTTQQPAQSK, from the coding sequence ATGTATACAATATTAATGATGCTTTCAATAATAGTTGCGGTTTTACTTGTAATAATGGTTTTATTGCAATCAAGTAAAGGTGGTGGATTAGCCGGTTCATTTGGTGGATCAGGTCAATTTGGTACTGTATTTGGTACCAGGAGAACTGCCGACTTTCTAAGTAAGGCGACTTGGTGGTTGGGTGGATCTTTGCTGATTCTTGCTATCGTTATTAATTTATTCTTTTTGCCGGGGCAATCAACAAGCGATTCCCGTGAGAGTATAATTCAGAGTGGCAGTCAACAAGTACCAGCAAAACCAGTATTACCAACCACTACTCAGCAACCGGCGCAGTCAAAATAA
- a CDS encoding M48 family metalloprotease, whose product MFLKKWKLSSFLLVLVVAACSAGLNIFTDRDEVTMGQQFDQELRKNVKEYPIYTKNPDVKDYINNKIFREILNSPEVKKSTSYNYQLEIIENDTTLNAFAVPGGYVYLYTGILKYLDSEAALAGVIGHEIAHVERRHATQRMTSAYGIQFLLGLALGSNPSQTAEIVANLFSGLTLLANSRANEEESDQFSIKYLSSTRFYPGSVKFFFEKMRDDGKVSSGGGGLATFLSTHPDPVARITSTEKSIQALGLQVKTYKDSGTGIFKDEYKKNILAKLK is encoded by the coding sequence ATGTTCTTAAAAAAATGGAAGCTTTCATCCTTCTTACTGGTCTTAGTAGTTGCCGCATGCTCGGCTGGTTTAAATATTTTTACTGATCGTGATGAAGTAACCATGGGACAGCAGTTTGATCAGGAGTTGAGGAAAAATGTTAAAGAGTACCCAATCTATACTAAAAATCCAGACGTAAAAGATTATATCAACAATAAGATATTTAGAGAAATTCTTAATTCACCAGAAGTTAAAAAATCGACGAGCTACAATTATCAACTTGAAATAATTGAGAATGATACTACATTAAATGCATTCGCAGTTCCGGGAGGATACGTTTATCTCTATACCGGAATATTAAAATATCTGGATTCTGAAGCAGCGCTAGCGGGGGTAATTGGGCACGAAATTGCTCACGTTGAGAGAAGGCATGCCACTCAAAGAATGACTTCTGCATACGGCATTCAATTTTTGTTGGGGCTTGCTTTAGGTAGCAATCCCTCTCAAACAGCCGAAATTGTGGCAAATCTATTTTCTGGTTTAACATTATTGGCTAATAGCAGAGCCAATGAAGAAGAAAGTGATCAGTTCTCAATTAAATATTTATCGAGCACAAGGTTTTATCCCGGAAGTGTAAAATTCTTCTTTGAAAAAATGAGGGATGATGGAAAAGTATCGAGTGGTGGGGGAGGTTTAGCAACATTTTTATCGACCCACCCGGATCCGGTTGCCAGAATTACGAGTACAGAAAAGAGTATTCAGGCTCTTGGGCTGCAGGTTAAAACTTACAAAGATTCCGGTACCGGGATTTTTAAAGATGAGTACAAAAAGAACATTCTGGCCAAATTGAAATAA
- a CDS encoding iron ABC transporter permease, which produces MERIERLNRKNFTIIIISLFISSCIVFFIGLSAGSTNVSLSEIIQILFGSGSGPNEQIILDIRLPRVIYAMLVGGGLSIAGAVFQAILLNPLAEPYILGISSGGTFGAVLSMLLGFSIWGTQLFAFGGTLIVMLLVFLVGKKYGELEPNVLLLSGVMIGAFFSAAILFMMTILNDSLRTAVFWLIGNLSLARKESLPFIFVIVISISFFLIINSYKLNLLSLGNDSAKQLGLNTNRLKIIIYLLTSLMIGAIVSVSGIIGFVGLIIPHICRMLLGVDNRMVLPASFFIGSSYLILADSLSRIIIAPSEMPVGAITAMLGAPIFIYLLRKRFQSII; this is translated from the coding sequence ATGGAAAGAATTGAACGATTAAATCGAAAAAATTTTACTATCATAATAATATCACTATTCATCTCATCGTGTATTGTTTTTTTTATCGGATTATCCGCAGGTTCTACTAATGTTTCCTTAAGTGAAATTATTCAAATTTTATTTGGATCCGGGAGCGGACCAAATGAACAGATTATATTGGATATTCGTTTACCGCGAGTAATTTACGCAATGCTGGTTGGGGGCGGTCTATCAATTGCCGGTGCGGTATTTCAAGCAATACTTTTAAATCCATTAGCCGAACCATATATATTGGGAATTTCCAGTGGCGGCACTTTTGGCGCTGTACTTTCAATGCTGCTCGGATTTTCCATATGGGGCACTCAACTATTTGCATTTGGGGGTACTCTAATTGTAATGCTGCTTGTATTCCTTGTTGGTAAAAAATATGGAGAACTTGAACCTAATGTACTTCTTCTTTCCGGAGTAATGATTGGAGCATTCTTTTCTGCGGCAATTCTTTTTATGATGACAATATTAAATGATTCACTAAGAACGGCGGTTTTCTGGTTGATAGGAAATTTATCTTTAGCCAGAAAGGAATCGCTGCCATTTATATTTGTGATAGTCATTAGCATCTCATTTTTTCTTATAATTAATTCTTACAAGTTAAATTTATTAAGTCTCGGAAACGATTCGGCAAAACAGCTTGGGTTAAATACAAACCGATTGAAGATTATAATTTATCTGCTAACAAGTTTAATGATTGGTGCTATTGTCTCGGTGAGCGGCATTATTGGATTTGTGGGGCTAATAATTCCTCATATATGCCGGATGCTTTTAGGCGTTGATAATAGAATGGTTTTACCCGCATCATTTTTTATAGGATCATCCTATTTGATACTTGCTGATTCGCTTTCAAGAATTATAATAGCGCCATCCGAAATGCCGGTAGGAGCAATTACAGCAATGCTGGGTGCGCCAATATTTATTTATCTTTTAAGGAAAAGATTTCAATCAATAATTTAA
- the obgE gene encoding GTPase ObgE: MFIDYTKVYIKAGDGGNGAIAFRREKYIPKGGPSGGNGGNGGNVIFLADRNLNTLINFQYKRRFIADNGDNGGTSLKDGKTGEDIIIKVPVGTIVKDAETEEILFDLKEDGEEAVAAKGGKGGKGNSNFATPTKQTPRFAESGKPGEEYNLILELKLIADIGLVGFPNAGKSTLISTISAAKPKIADYPFTTLEPNLGIVKYKDFSSFIVADIPGIIEGAHQGKGLGIKFLRHIERTKILLILIDCSSENFVADYKTLLNELNSYSEILAKKKKIVALTKTDLIEKAELKKLLAKKIRGYSGKLISFSAATQNGIPELLDLLWKELND, from the coding sequence ATGTTTATAGATTATACAAAAGTATATATTAAAGCGGGAGATGGCGGCAATGGAGCTATTGCGTTTCGCCGTGAAAAATATATTCCCAAAGGGGGCCCTTCTGGAGGTAATGGTGGGAACGGTGGTAATGTTATTTTTTTAGCTGACCGAAATCTTAATACACTAATTAATTTTCAGTATAAGAGAAGATTTATTGCCGATAATGGTGATAATGGTGGTACATCTCTCAAAGATGGTAAAACCGGCGAAGATATAATTATAAAGGTTCCGGTTGGTACAATTGTTAAAGATGCGGAGACGGAGGAGATTCTATTCGACTTAAAAGAGGATGGTGAAGAAGCGGTTGCAGCTAAAGGGGGAAAAGGGGGTAAGGGAAATAGTAATTTTGCTACCCCTACCAAACAAACTCCAAGGTTCGCTGAAAGTGGAAAACCGGGAGAAGAATACAATTTGATTCTTGAATTAAAACTTATTGCAGATATTGGATTGGTTGGATTCCCTAATGCGGGCAAATCAACTCTTATATCAACAATATCGGCGGCTAAACCAAAAATTGCCGATTATCCCTTTACAACACTTGAACCTAACCTTGGTATTGTCAAATATAAAGATTTCAGCAGTTTTATCGTTGCCGACATCCCGGGAATAATTGAAGGTGCACATCAGGGCAAAGGATTAGGTATAAAATTCTTGAGGCATATAGAAAGAACAAAAATATTATTGATACTAATTGATTGCTCCTCCGAAAATTTTGTGGCCGATTATAAAACACTTTTAAATGAACTCAACAGTTATTCGGAAATTCTTGCTAAGAAGAAAAAAATTGTTGCATTAACAAAAACAGATCTAATTGAGAAAGCCGAATTAAAAAAACTACTTGCAAAAAAAATAAGAGGTTACTCAGGTAAATTAATCTCTTTTTCAGCCGCGACTCAGAATGGCATTCCTGAACTATTGGATTTGTTATGGAAAGAATTGAACGATTAA
- the rsgA gene encoding ribosome small subunit-dependent GTPase A, with translation MNHLEKLGFDKWFQDRIETEKLNNLQIARVISVNKNSFVVSNGTSEIYAELTGKFLFNTDSSLDLPTVGDWVYIQLLDEETLAIIRDIFPRKTLLKRKTSGKDIDYQLMGANVDYAIIMQSLDANFNLRRLERYLVVINEGNITPIIFLSKSDLLSSNEIESKINDIYKIFADIKIVAFSNNSRADIENIKMYFNSAETYCLLGSSGVGKTTLLNNLINEELYKTQPIREKDGRGKHTTTRRELIVLDNGAIVIDSPGMRELGIMSADSGLDDTFNEISELSKECRFSDCTHTVEKGCAILNAVESGELTIERYNNYIKIYKESLYLEMSYLEKRQKDKKFGKFMHNYQKNNKNSK, from the coding sequence ATGAATCACTTAGAAAAACTTGGCTTCGATAAATGGTTTCAAGATAGAATTGAAACTGAAAAATTAAATAATCTGCAAATAGCGAGAGTAATCAGCGTAAACAAGAATAGTTTTGTGGTATCAAACGGTACAAGTGAGATCTACGCTGAACTAACCGGAAAATTTTTGTTCAATACCGATTCATCTCTGGATTTACCAACTGTCGGCGATTGGGTGTACATTCAATTACTCGATGAGGAAACCTTAGCTATAATTCGTGATATATTTCCCCGCAAAACTTTATTAAAAAGAAAGACTTCTGGCAAGGATATAGATTACCAGTTGATGGGTGCAAATGTAGATTATGCAATTATTATGCAGTCGCTCGATGCGAATTTTAACTTGAGAAGACTTGAACGCTATTTAGTAGTGATAAATGAGGGGAATATTACTCCCATAATATTTTTAAGTAAAAGTGATCTTTTAAGCAGCAACGAAATTGAGAGTAAGATAAATGATATCTATAAAATATTTGCTGATATTAAAATAGTTGCATTCAGCAATAACAGCAGAGCCGATATTGAAAATATTAAAATGTACTTTAACTCTGCTGAAACCTATTGTTTACTTGGCTCGTCGGGTGTTGGTAAAACTACATTATTGAATAATTTGATAAATGAAGAATTATATAAAACCCAACCAATTAGGGAAAAGGATGGACGGGGTAAACATACTACTACGAGACGAGAATTAATAGTGCTAGACAATGGCGCGATAGTAATCGATAGTCCCGGAATGCGTGAACTTGGTATTATGTCAGCCGATTCTGGGCTTGATGATACATTTAATGAAATTAGCGAGCTTTCGAAAGAGTGCCGGTTCTCAGATTGTACTCACACAGTTGAAAAGGGGTGTGCAATTCTTAATGCTGTAGAAAGTGGAGAATTAACTATAGAGCGATATAATAATTACATTAAAATTTATAAAGAATCATTGTATCTCGAAATGTCCTATCTAGAAAAGAGGCAGAAGGATAAAAAATTTGGAAAGTTTATGCATAACTATCAAAAGAATAATAAGAATTCTAAATAG
- a CDS encoding DEAD/DEAH box helicase encodes MLKKIASKLKTIFGKKPKSTVSITEAKVKESHTVPRNKKVYSKEKGEQLAASQVNTDKPKPARRPFKKETREEYQKRHEKRALNGKKTDKQDQVISTEPWDKSVFNVPAEPGKTRFHDLNISENILHAVYDLGFKYCTQVQEETLAKSLTGLDVTAQAQTGTGKTAAFLITIFNHIVSNPIDKKRKHGVPRALILAPTRELVLQIEKDARGLGKYIPCTILSLLGGVDYQKQQSILRNNEIDILICTPGRLIDFMEKNIVDLGKIEILIIDEADRMLDMGFIPAVKKIVSSTPPKSKRQTMFFSATLNGDVKRLAESWTKDAFEVIVKPEEITVEAVEQIIYITTIKEKPTLLYNLIMNKNLERVLVFVNRKYEAKRVKDTFEAYGIKCALLSGDVEQSQRIKRLESFREGKVRVLVATDVASRGIHVEAISHVINYNIPQDVEEYVHRIGRTGRAGAKGISISFADENDGHEISRLEKYLGKKIECVFPEDNLLVPIPEIHQKKNLPRKPRIDIKKRSSSGEQSSRNRNNRYRGKK; translated from the coding sequence TTGTTAAAGAAAATCGCATCAAAACTAAAAACTATTTTTGGCAAAAAGCCAAAATCAACTGTATCAATAACAGAAGCAAAAGTAAAAGAGAGCCACACAGTTCCACGAAATAAAAAAGTTTATTCAAAAGAGAAAGGGGAACAGCTGGCAGCTTCGCAGGTAAATACAGACAAACCAAAACCCGCGCGTAGACCTTTTAAAAAAGAAACTAGAGAAGAATATCAGAAGCGGCATGAAAAACGGGCACTCAACGGAAAGAAAACTGATAAGCAGGATCAGGTTATCTCTACTGAACCATGGGATAAATCTGTTTTTAATGTTCCGGCTGAGCCGGGTAAAACACGGTTTCATGATTTGAATATCTCTGAAAATATTTTACACGCTGTGTACGATCTTGGCTTTAAATACTGCACACAGGTCCAAGAGGAAACACTAGCAAAATCATTAACTGGACTTGATGTTACAGCTCAAGCGCAAACAGGAACCGGAAAAACCGCGGCGTTCCTTATTACAATATTTAATCATATTGTTTCTAATCCAATAGATAAAAAGAGAAAGCATGGAGTGCCGCGAGCGTTAATTTTAGCCCCTACACGAGAACTTGTTCTGCAGATTGAAAAGGACGCGAGAGGACTCGGGAAATATATTCCATGCACTATACTTTCACTACTCGGAGGAGTTGACTACCAGAAACAACAGAGTATCTTGCGAAATAATGAGATTGATATTTTGATTTGTACCCCCGGGCGTTTAATTGATTTTATGGAAAAAAATATAGTTGATCTGGGAAAAATTGAAATCTTAATTATTGATGAAGCCGACCGTATGCTCGATATGGGATTTATTCCCGCTGTTAAGAAAATTGTTTCATCTACTCCCCCGAAATCAAAAAGGCAAACCATGTTTTTCAGTGCTACACTAAATGGTGATGTAAAACGACTTGCTGAATCGTGGACGAAGGATGCTTTTGAAGTGATTGTAAAACCGGAAGAGATTACTGTTGAAGCAGTTGAACAAATTATATATATAACTACAATTAAAGAAAAACCAACTCTTCTTTATAATTTAATTATGAATAAAAACCTTGAACGTGTGTTGGTTTTCGTAAACCGTAAGTATGAAGCTAAAAGGGTTAAAGATACTTTTGAAGCTTATGGAATTAAATGCGCATTGCTTTCTGGTGATGTTGAACAGAGTCAGCGTATTAAGCGTCTCGAAAGTTTTCGTGAAGGGAAGGTACGTGTACTTGTTGCCACCGATGTTGCCTCTCGCGGAATTCATGTTGAGGCAATTTCTCATGTTATTAATTATAATATTCCGCAAGATGTTGAGGAGTATGTACATAGAATTGGTAGAACCGGACGCGCCGGCGCAAAAGGTATCTCTATAAGTTTTGCCGATGAAAATGATGGGCATGAAATTTCCCGATTAGAAAAATATTTGGGTAAAAAAATTGAGTGTGTGTTTCCTGAAGATAATTTGCTTGTGCCTATTCCGGAAATTCACCAGAAGAAAAATTTGCCTAGAAAACCTAGAATAGATATTAAAAAGAGAAGTAGTTCCGGAGAACAAAGTTCTAGAAATAGAAATAATAGATACCGGGGAAAAAAATAG
- a CDS encoding DUF4914 family protein, translated as MKNLLTLLKEKNIILPDNIAELLSDSKSYTVFNTNEELAEASTNGKENSEFEVAYDVPGKGNYVEAIVQRVKNGISANYTEAYMRRRDPGTMVIADDHPTDKKRFLEKYGYEFSKLQMETFDWLKKQDLAVFFYFAGRENIGSLGIAIAPANAAFFALGLSMLQEMVAIDELKDNAEIKSVIFVAPIFRHTHFNGKQVVVHNRTESIHELYSYNLYPGPSAKKGLYGVMLTQAEKEDWIIAHCSAVQSISPYDNLTTFMHEGASGGGKSEMHQHIIREPDGRVLLGRNSVTSEERFITIPRFCSFNSVADDMAFCHPSVQKKDGKLRIIDAENAWFVRVDSVKEYGEDPTLEKLTINPSLPLLFLNIETQPNATALIWNHIQDEPGKSCPNPRVIIPRRSVPNVVKKPVSVDIRSFGIRTPICTKENPSYGIVGLFHILPPALAWLWRLVAPRGHNNPSIVSTGGMESEGVGSYWPFATGKRVPHANMLLKQLIDTPRTTFTLVPNQSIGVWKVGFKPQLLMREYLTRRGAARLRTDQYQPARCPLLGYELNYLTIEGSKIPSRFLKVYNQTEVGFEGYDAGAEILKAFFKSELQKYLKEDLLHTGKRIIDACLSNATIDEYNEIVPMSYQYEYSFNRIDDYEHNNVL; from the coding sequence ATGAAAAATCTTTTAACATTACTAAAGGAGAAGAATATTATCCTACCCGATAATATTGCAGAATTATTATCGGATTCTAAAAGTTACACAGTCTTTAATACCAATGAAGAGTTGGCAGAAGCTTCTACAAACGGAAAAGAAAACTCCGAGTTCGAAGTAGCGTATGATGTACCGGGCAAAGGTAATTATGTTGAAGCAATTGTACAACGAGTTAAAAATGGGATTTCCGCTAACTATACAGAAGCATATATGCGCCGAAGGGATCCCGGAACAATGGTTATAGCCGATGACCATCCTACAGATAAAAAAAGGTTTTTGGAAAAATATGGTTACGAATTCTCAAAATTACAGATGGAAACATTCGATTGGTTAAAAAAACAAGATTTGGCGGTTTTCTTCTACTTTGCAGGAAGAGAAAATATCGGTTCTTTAGGAATTGCTATCGCACCGGCTAATGCGGCGTTTTTTGCTCTAGGATTATCAATGCTGCAAGAAATGGTAGCCATAGATGAATTGAAAGATAATGCAGAAATAAAATCGGTAATATTTGTAGCTCCAATTTTTAGGCATACTCATTTTAACGGTAAACAGGTTGTGGTTCATAACCGAACAGAATCGATACACGAATTGTATTCATATAATTTATATCCCGGACCTAGCGCCAAAAAAGGTCTTTACGGCGTTATGCTAACACAAGCCGAAAAAGAGGATTGGATAATTGCTCACTGTTCGGCCGTGCAATCTATAAGTCCTTATGATAATCTAACCACCTTCATGCATGAAGGCGCAAGCGGCGGCGGTAAAAGTGAAATGCATCAGCATATTATTAGAGAACCCGATGGACGGGTTCTTTTAGGACGAAATAGTGTAACTTCTGAAGAAAGATTTATTACAATTCCCCGTTTCTGTTCTTTCAATTCTGTTGCTGATGATATGGCTTTTTGCCATCCATCCGTTCAGAAAAAGGATGGTAAGCTTAGAATTATTGATGCTGAAAACGCGTGGTTTGTTAGGGTTGACAGTGTAAAAGAATATGGAGAAGATCCCACTCTCGAAAAACTAACAATTAACCCTTCCCTTCCATTACTGTTTTTAAATATCGAAACCCAACCCAATGCAACAGCATTAATTTGGAATCATATTCAGGATGAACCGGGGAAATCATGCCCCAATCCTAGAGTAATTATTCCCCGAAGATCAGTCCCTAATGTTGTTAAAAAACCTGTATCGGTTGATATTAGAAGTTTCGGAATTCGTACACCAATCTGTACCAAAGAAAATCCATCATACGGTATTGTTGGCTTGTTCCATATATTACCCCCAGCACTTGCTTGGTTGTGGAGGTTAGTTGCTCCGCGCGGACACAATAATCCAAGTATTGTAAGTACGGGAGGAATGGAAAGTGAGGGGGTTGGATCTTACTGGCCATTTGCCACAGGTAAACGGGTTCCACATGCCAATATGCTTCTCAAACAGTTAATTGATACGCCAAGAACAACCTTCACATTAGTACCAAACCAAAGTATTGGCGTTTGGAAAGTTGGGTTCAAACCTCAACTTTTAATGAGAGAATATCTTACACGCAGAGGTGCCGCCCGTCTCCGAACTGATCAGTATCAGCCGGCACGCTGCCCTTTATTAGGTTATGAGTTGAATTATCTTACTATTGAAGGTTCAAAAATTCCTTCAAGATTTTTGAAAGTTTATAACCAAACTGAAGTTGGATTTGAAGGTTATGACGCCGGCGCAGAAATACTGAAAGCTTTCTTTAAATCCGAATTGCAGAAATACTTAAAAGAAGATTTGCTGCATACAGGTAAACGCATTATTGATGCATGTCTATCGAATGCAACAATTGATGAATATAATGAAATCGTGCCTATGAGCTACCAATATGAATATTCCTTTAACAGAATTGATGATTATGAACATAATAATGTTTTGTAA
- a CDS encoding sulfite exporter TauE/SafE family protein: protein MVEYVVVSLVALIASALTFFSGFGLGTILVPVFALFFPIQYAITLTAIVHFLNNIFKLFLVGKNINKSITLKFGVPAILFSFFGALILTLVTEMKPIITYSAFGSEFVIMPVKLLISVLLAFFALFDIIPFFTRINFDKKYLPIGGILSGFFGGLSGNQGALRSAFLIKLNLTKEEFIATGVIISVMIDISRLSVYMKDILLIGSNIDYALIVTATLSAFIGAFFGNKLLKKMTIKTLQVTVAIFLLLFSLLLGAGII from the coding sequence ATGGTTGAATATGTAGTAGTCTCTTTAGTCGCGTTAATTGCTTCGGCTCTTACTTTTTTCTCTGGATTTGGACTTGGGACAATACTCGTTCCAGTGTTTGCGCTATTTTTTCCAATTCAATATGCTATTACGCTTACTGCCATAGTTCATTTTTTAAACAACATATTCAAACTATTTCTTGTCGGTAAAAATATTAATAAATCCATAACTCTAAAATTCGGTGTGCCGGCAATTCTATTTTCTTTTTTTGGAGCTTTAATATTAACACTAGTTACAGAAATGAAACCAATAATTACCTATTCTGCATTCGGTTCAGAATTTGTAATTATGCCGGTTAAATTGTTAATATCGGTTTTATTGGCATTTTTTGCGTTATTCGATATTATCCCGTTTTTCACGAGAATAAATTTTGATAAAAAATATTTACCGATTGGTGGAATTCTCAGCGGCTTCTTCGGCGGACTTTCAGGTAACCAGGGTGCGCTGAGATCGGCGTTTTTAATAAAACTAAATTTGACGAAAGAAGAGTTTATTGCAACAGGAGTAATAATTTCCGTTATGATTGACATATCAAGATTATCTGTATACATGAAAGATATTTTATTGATAGGCAGTAATATCGATTATGCATTAATTGTAACGGCTACTCTTTCAGCATTTATAGGTGCGTTCTTTGGTAATAAACTTCTAAAGAAAATGACAATAAAAACGCTGCAAGTTACCGTTGCAATATTCCTTCTTCTTTTTTCATTACTATTGGGAGCCGGTATTATCTAA
- a CDS encoding zf-TFIIB domain-containing protein, whose protein sequence is MNCPVCKEVKLVISDRQGIEIDYCPECRGVWLDRGELDKIIDKSAQSLPVNNQQRESYNKSYDDDYNKYGYKKKKREGFLGDLFDF, encoded by the coding sequence ATGAATTGTCCAGTTTGTAAAGAGGTTAAGTTGGTTATTTCAGACCGCCAGGGAATTGAAATTGATTATTGTCCTGAATGCCGAGGAGTGTGGCTTGATAGAGGTGAACTTGATAAAATCATCGATAAATCAGCCCAATCACTACCTGTTAATAATCAACAAAGGGAGTCATATAACAAAAGCTATGATGATGATTATAATAAGTATGGATATAAGAAAAAGAAACGTGAGGGTTTTTTAGGGGACCTTTTTGATTTTTAG
- a CDS encoding succinate dehydrogenase/fumarate reductase iron-sulfur subunit produces the protein MSANKLNLTLKIWRQKSINSPGSFVEYKISVSPDSSFLEMLDDLNNELESKNLEPVAFESDCREGICGTCDLVIQGQPHGPVPKIATCQLHMRNFKDGETIWIEPFRAKAFPIIKDLIVDRTALDKIQQAGGFISVNTGSVPDGNAIPIHKDIASEAMDAAACIGCGACVAACKNASAMLFVSAKVSQFALLPQGKPERYQRVEAMVKVMDEMGFGSCSNTYACEAECPKGISVKNIARMNREYFMAKVK, from the coding sequence ATGAGCGCAAATAAATTGAATCTGACTCTAAAAATTTGGCGGCAAAAAAGCATTAACTCGCCTGGAAGTTTTGTTGAATATAAAATTAGTGTCTCTCCAGATTCATCTTTTCTTGAAATGCTGGATGATCTGAATAATGAATTAGAAAGTAAAAATCTTGAACCCGTTGCTTTTGAAAGCGATTGCCGTGAGGGTATTTGCGGAACCTGCGATTTAGTAATACAGGGTCAACCGCACGGACCTGTTCCTAAAATTGCAACATGCCAGCTTCACATGCGTAACTTTAAAGATGGCGAGACAATTTGGATTGAGCCATTCCGCGCAAAGGCATTTCCAATTATAAAGGATTTAATCGTCGATAGAACCGCGCTTGACAAAATTCAGCAGGCCGGAGGATTTATTTCTGTTAATACAGGCAGTGTGCCCGATGGAAACGCAATTCCAATTCATAAAGATATTGCGTCGGAAGCAATGGATGCCGCCGCATGCATTGGATGCGGGGCTTGTGTTGCAGCGTGTAAAAACGCTTCAGCAATGTTGTTTGTTAGCGCTAAGGTTTCTCAATTTGCTCTTCTTCCGCAAGGAAAACCGGAACGTTATCAGCGAGTTGAGGCAATGGTAAAGGTTATGGATGAAATGGGTTTTGGAAGCTGTTCAAATACTTACGCGTGTGAAGCCGAATGCCCAAAAGGTATCTCGGTTAAAAATATTGCCCGAATGAATAGAGAATACTTTATGGCAAAAGTGAAATAG